A single Drosophila miranda strain MSH22 chromosome XR, D.miranda_PacBio2.1, whole genome shotgun sequence DNA region contains:
- the LOC108153173 gene encoding mpv17-like protein isoform X1, whose product MARFVAGARGIFRRYPFVTNSAIYGSLYVGAEYSQQVLSKRWLAPAAEREDIDYATIGRYAVMGTAVYAPTLYAWYKWLDRTFPGTTKTIIVRKLVLDQFILTPYLLTIFYAGMSIMEGCDDILLELREKFLPTFVRSCIFWLPAQVLNFSLVAPRFRVIYMGVCGLIWVNILCWIKRQSLPTTTKATPAEDTTNKVQT is encoded by the exons ATGGCTCGTTTTGTGGCTGGAGCTCGTGGAATCTTCCGTCGCTATCCATTTGTGACCAACAGTGCCATTTACGGCAGCCTGTATGTGGGCGCCGAGTACTCGCAGCAGGTGCTGTCCAAGCGTTGGCTGGCG CCGGCGGCAGAGCGTGAGGACATCGATTATGCAACGATAGGAAGATACGCAGTGATGGGTACCGCTGTCTATGCCCCAACGTTATATGCTTG GTATAAATGGTTAGATCGCACTTTTCCTGGCACTACCAAGACCATTATTGTTAGGAAATTGGTACTGGATCAATTTATACTAACGCCTTATCTATTGACTATTTTCTATGCGG GCATGTCCATCATGGAGGGCTGTGACGATATTCTTCTGGAATTGCGGGAGAAGTTTCTGCCAACTTTTGTACGTTCCTGTATTTTCTGGCTGCCTGCTCAGGTTCTGAATTTTTCCCTGGTGGCGCCACGCTTTCGTGTCATCTATATGGGCGTTTGTGGCTTGATTTGGGTCAATATTCTCTGCTGGATCAAGCGACAGAGTTTGCCGAccacaacaaaagcaacaccAGCTGAAGACACCACAAATAAGGTCCAAACGTGA
- the LOC108153173 gene encoding mpv17-like protein isoform X2: MSTTCNMHIMYKWLDRTFPGTTKTIIVRKLVLDQFILTPYLLTIFYAGMSIMEGCDDILLELREKFLPTFVRSCIFWLPAQVLNFSLVAPRFRVIYMGVCGLIWVNILCWIKRQSLPTTTKATPAEDTTNKVQT, from the exons ATGAGTACGACCTGTAACATGCATATAAT GTATAAATGGTTAGATCGCACTTTTCCTGGCACTACCAAGACCATTATTGTTAGGAAATTGGTACTGGATCAATTTATACTAACGCCTTATCTATTGACTATTTTCTATGCGG GCATGTCCATCATGGAGGGCTGTGACGATATTCTTCTGGAATTGCGGGAGAAGTTTCTGCCAACTTTTGTACGTTCCTGTATTTTCTGGCTGCCTGCTCAGGTTCTGAATTTTTCCCTGGTGGCGCCACGCTTTCGTGTCATCTATATGGGCGTTTGTGGCTTGATTTGGGTCAATATTCTCTGCTGGATCAAGCGACAGAGTTTGCCGAccacaacaaaagcaacaccAGCTGAAGACACCACAAATAAGGTCCAAACGTGA
- the LOC108153172 gene encoding uncharacterized protein LOC108153172, producing the protein MNLTAIVRSLRKSLGLEASASKQYPDKDEQSSTYSGGTSTSTSSSIASSPFASEYENTLEEDSDRLPISVPQLNQSRHPYKEMIQQILYQVSELEHTFYEDQQQEFKLRMALERQSDRIQELHFSLDTEKQRNSRLVQLLRGIDSSGESEPEERMPSGSHVQSIGEIFESISPLLMQQRYDELSVSHRQSRRQLAKKEKAHRLLKCETEELQAKYDQLFDEYRNEQRRVETLCSRFLQIHSMKKKQIDNLKQSLGYASDCIYHAQVVIEACSHRIGSGTAKEPLHNFERTLGIFMDSLPNCDLHKLNEFQEQKKKEQELTSRTLTLALAGNTRKSEALSSSKQQYRRSYEN; encoded by the exons ATGAACCTGACTGCCATAGTCAGGAGTCTGCGTAAAAGTTTAGGGCTGGAGGCGAGTGCCTCGAAGCAGTACCCAGACAAGGATGAGCAGAGTTCGACCTATTCAGGTGGAACCTCTACTTCCACGTCCAGTTCCATTGCCAGCTCGCCATTCGCCAGCGAATACGAAAACACTTTGGAGGAGGATAGCGATCGTCTGCCCATTTCAGTGCCCCAGCTCAATCAGAGCCGTCATCCATACAAAGAGATGATCCAGCAGATCCTCTATCAGGTCAGTGAGCTGGAGCACACGTTCTACGAGGATCAGCAGCAGGAGTTTAAGCTGCGCATGGCCCTGGAACGACAATCGGATAGAATACAGGAGCTGCACTTCTCCCTGGACACGGAAAAGCAGCGCAATAGCCGACTGGTGCAGCTGCTCCGCGGCATAGACTCCTCGGGCGAGAGTGAGCCCGAGGAGAGGATGCCAAGTGGATCCCATGTACAGTCCATTGGAGAAATTTTCGAGTCCATTAGTCCATTGCTCATGCAACAGCG CTACGATGAGCTTTCTGTCTCGCATCGTCAGAGTCGCCGGCAGCTGGCCAAAAAGGAAAAGGCCCATAGACTCCTCAAGTGCGAGACGGAGGAACTTCAGGCCAAATACGACCAACTTTTCGATGAGTACCGCAACGAGCAGCGCCGCGTCGAGACGCTCTGTTCCCGGTTCCTGCAAATACACTCAATGAAAAAGAAGCAGATCGACAATCTGAAGCAATCTTTGGGCTATGCCAGTGACTGCATCTACCATGCCCAGGTGGTTATCGAGGCTTGCTCCCATCGGATAGGTTCGGGTACCGCTAAAGAACCCCTTCATAACTTTGAAAGGACTCTGGGGATCTTTATGGATTCGTTGCCTAACTGTGACTTGCACAAACTTAACGAATTccaagaacaaaaaaaaaaagaacaagagTTGACCTCTCGGACCTTAACTCTGGCATTGGCCGGTAATACTCGTAAGAGTGAGGCATTATCATCCTCAAAACAACAATATCGCAGGTCTTACGAAAATTGA
- the LOC117186394 gene encoding uncharacterized protein LOC117186394, with product MSQSKHKNDSVLENKRQIQTQESVASQHVLEEAKSDATPKELPHDETRPATDVTIYNAYNMGTAFGNKFPCSYIRYIMQRVLTERLISESYVTTKSI from the coding sequence atgtcACAGAGTAAGCACAAAAACGACAGTGTTTTGGAAAACAAGCGGCAGATACAGACACAGGAGTCTGTGGCAAGTCAGCATGTTTTGGAAGAGGCCAAATCCGATGCGACCCCCAAGGAGCTACCACACGATGAGACAAGACCAGCAACGGATGTTACTATTTACAATGCCTATAATATGGGAACAGCTTTTGGCAACAAGTTCCCTTGTTCATACATTCGCTATATAATGCAACGTGTGCTTACGGAGAGACTGATTAGCGAGAGTTACGTTACGACGAAATCAATCTGA